The following coding sequences are from one Clostridioides difficile ATCC 9689 = DSM 1296 window:
- a CDS encoding cobyric acid synthase: protein MGKKIMLQGTASNVGKSVLVAGLCRIFKQDGYTVAPFKSQNMALNSFITKEGLEMGRAQVFQAEAAKIEPIADMNPVLLKPSGNNKSQVIVRGKVVGEMPSSKYHDYKLELVDVLKETFNSLNSRYDIVVMEGAGSNAEINLKDRDISNMGMAEIADAPVIIVGDIDRGGVFASLAGTMLLLNEDEKRRVKGVIINKFRGKKELLQDGVKMLEDIIKVPVIGVVPYTDIKIEDEDSVTTRFKKKMNKSDIHIEIIRTPHMSNFTDFNIFETQEDVSIRYVDYGESLGNPDILIIPGTKSTIDDLTYIRKSGLESQIKNLHSQGKLIFGICGGYQMLGKKLKDPYHVESEIEEVDGIGLLDTETTFEKEKTTTQVEATIVECISEYMNNLKGKKVKGYEIHMGITKRGNDVRSLDLITKKLDKEVNYTEGSVNKEGNVIGTYLHGIFDEISFTRAILNNIRKKKGLGELESKVNSFNEFKDKEYDKLADFLREHLDIEKIYEIMK, encoded by the coding sequence GTGGGGAAAAAAATAATGCTACAAGGAACAGCTTCAAATGTAGGTAAAAGTGTCTTAGTAGCAGGTTTGTGTAGAATATTTAAGCAAGATGGTTATACTGTTGCTCCTTTTAAGTCACAAAATATGGCTTTAAATTCTTTTATAACTAAAGAAGGATTAGAAATGGGAAGAGCACAAGTATTTCAAGCAGAGGCTGCGAAAATAGAGCCAATAGCTGATATGAATCCAGTTTTATTAAAACCTTCTGGAAATAATAAAAGTCAAGTTATTGTAAGAGGTAAAGTTGTAGGAGAAATGCCTTCTTCTAAGTATCATGATTATAAATTGGAGTTAGTAGATGTGTTGAAGGAAACATTTAATAGCTTAAATTCAAGGTATGATATTGTAGTTATGGAAGGGGCAGGAAGTAATGCAGAGATAAACTTAAAAGATAGAGATATCTCTAATATGGGTATGGCAGAAATAGCTGATGCACCTGTAATAATAGTCGGAGATATTGATAGAGGAGGCGTATTTGCCTCATTAGCAGGAACAATGCTTTTATTAAATGAAGATGAGAAAAGAAGAGTAAAAGGTGTAATAATCAATAAATTCAGAGGAAAAAAAGAGCTTTTACAAGATGGTGTAAAGATGCTAGAAGACATCATAAAAGTACCTGTTATAGGAGTAGTACCTTATACAGATATAAAAATAGAAGATGAAGACAGTGTAACTACGAGATTTAAGAAAAAAATGAATAAAAGTGATATACACATAGAAATAATTAGAACCCCACATATGTCAAATTTTACAGATTTTAATATATTTGAGACACAAGAAGATGTAAGTATTAGATATGTAGACTATGGAGAATCTTTAGGAAATCCAGATATATTAATAATACCTGGAACTAAAAGTACTATAGACGATTTAACATATATAAGAAAAAGTGGTCTTGAATCGCAAATCAAAAATTTACATAGTCAAGGTAAATTGATATTTGGGATATGTGGTGGATACCAAATGTTAGGTAAAAAATTAAAAGACCCTTATCATGTTGAAAGTGAAATTGAAGAAGTTGATGGAATAGGTCTTTTAGATACAGAAACAACGTTTGAGAAAGAAAAGACTACAACACAAGTAGAAGCTACTATTGTTGAATGTATCAGTGAATACATGAATAACCTTAAGGGAAAAAAAGTAAAAGGTTATGAAATTCATATGGGAATTACAAAGCGAGGTAATGATGTAAGAAGTTTAGATTTAATAACTAAAAAACTTGATAAAGAAGTGAATTATACTGAGGGAAGTGTAAATAAAGAGGGGAATGTAATTGGGACTTATCTTCATGGAATATTTGATGAAATAAGCTTTACAAGAGCAATTTTAAACAATATAAGAAAGAAAAAAGGTTTAGGAGAATTAGAAAGCAAAGTAAACTCTTTTAATGAATTTAAGGATAAAGAGTATGATAAGTTGGCTGATTTTTTAAGAGAACATTTAGATATAGAGAAAATATATGAGATTATGAAATAA
- a CDS encoding histidine phosphatase family protein, with the protein MIRLILIRHALTNDNKKGRLSGHINSCISEEGKLQINKITRYLSNENIDKVYTTPSTRTKDTVEKISKLKLLEIEEKEALREISFGDFEGRTFEEIKIKYPNEFEKMIKEGNNYRYPNGESLIDSYKRVAKEIDNIILENDSNLDTKTILICSHAGTIRNIITHLISGSYKYHWNFKIDNASITVLEIDGGFAVIDKMNFTDFI; encoded by the coding sequence ATGATAAGATTAATATTAATAAGACATGCACTGACAAATGATAATAAAAAAGGAAGATTATCAGGCCATATAAATAGTTGTATTAGTGAAGAGGGCAAACTACAAATAAATAAAATTACCAGATATCTGAGTAATGAAAACATAGATAAGGTTTATACAACACCATCTACACGTACTAAAGATACAGTAGAAAAAATATCAAAATTGAAATTATTAGAAATAGAAGAAAAAGAAGCTTTAAGAGAAATTAGTTTTGGAGACTTTGAAGGAAGAACTTTTGAAGAAATTAAAATCAAATATCCAAATGAGTTTGAAAAAATGATAAAAGAAGGTAACAACTATAGATATCCAAATGGAGAAAGTTTGATAGACTCTTATAAAAGAGTGGCAAAAGAAATTGATAATATAATTTTAGAAAATGATAGTAATTTAGATACAAAGACAATACTTATATGTTCTCATGCAGGAACAATAAGAAATATAATAACACATTTGATTTCTGGTAGTTATAAGTATCACTGGAACTTTAAAATTGATAATGCATCTATTACAGTTTTAGAAATTGATGGTGGATTTGCTGTAATAGATAAAATGAATTTTACAGACTTCATATAA
- the cobS gene encoding adenosylcobinamide-GDP ribazoletransferase → MKRFILILQFLTRIPIKLNVGFDDEFYKSIVYFPLVGFVIGILSYLIGWISMLLFEPFIASIIITLAGVLITGGLHIDGLGDTFDAIYSYRDKEKMLEIMKDSRLGTNSLLAIMFVLLLKVGFVYDIISNNSLWVIIFMPMIARLGVMLLTYKTVTPREKGMGNLFIGKLTTSMLITAIIYTLLIVALITKFIFLLPNIVLIKVLGSIIVVFVFIILFKKHIYKKIDGVTGDILGCGIELSELVYLIYIYLLIFMFF, encoded by the coding sequence ATGAAAAGATTTATTTTAATACTACAGTTTTTGACAAGGATACCTATAAAATTAAATGTAGGATTTGATGATGAATTTTATAAGTCAATAGTATATTTTCCACTTGTAGGTTTTGTCATAGGTATATTATCCTATTTAATAGGATGGATTTCTATGCTTTTATTTGAACCATTTATAGCTTCTATAATAATAACTCTAGCTGGTGTCTTAATTACTGGAGGACTTCATATAGATGGATTAGGAGATACATTTGATGCAATATATAGTTATAGAGATAAAGAAAAAATGCTTGAAATAATGAAAGATTCAAGATTAGGTACAAATTCACTTCTAGCAATTATGTTTGTACTTTTATTAAAGGTTGGATTCGTTTACGATATAATAAGTAATAATTCATTGTGGGTTATAATTTTTATGCCAATGATTGCAAGGTTAGGAGTAATGTTATTGACATATAAAACTGTGACACCAAGAGAAAAAGGAATGGGAAATTTATTTATAGGAAAATTAACTACAAGTATGTTAATAACTGCTATAATATACACATTATTGATAGTTGCTCTTATTACTAAATTTATATTTTTATTACCTAATATAGTGTTGATTAAAGTATTAGGTTCGATTATAGTGGTTTTTGTATTTATAATATTATTCAAAAAACATATTTATAAAAAAATTGATGGAGTAACAGGAGATATATTAGGCTGTGGAATAGAACTTTCAGAGCTTGTATATTTAATTTACATATATTTGTTAATTTTTATGTTTTTTTAA
- the cobU gene encoding bifunctional adenosylcobinamide kinase/adenosylcobinamide-phosphate guanylyltransferase: MSKIILVTGGARSGKSNFAEKLCFDRNNNTAYIATSIPFDDEMKDRVKKHQENRPRNWNTYEIYEDIYSIIKEIYKEHETVILDCVTLLVNNLMFEHNLNIEESSQEEINKLEQYIKEQVVKLIEEIEKTNLYFVFVTNELGMGIVPGNKLSRIYADIVGRINQYIASKSNEVYFVVSGIAMKIKE; encoded by the coding sequence ATGAGTAAAATTATTCTAGTAACAGGAGGAGCTAGGTCAGGGAAGAGTAACTTTGCAGAAAAACTATGTTTTGACAGAAATAATAATACAGCTTATATAGCAACCTCTATTCCATTTGATGATGAAATGAAAGATAGAGTAAAAAAACATCAAGAGAATAGACCTAGAAACTGGAATACTTATGAAATATATGAAGATATATATTCCATAATTAAGGAGATATATAAAGAACATGAAACTGTTATACTAGATTGTGTAACATTATTAGTAAATAATCTAATGTTTGAACACAATTTAAATATAGAAGAATCTAGTCAAGAAGAAATAAACAAATTAGAACAATACATAAAAGAACAAGTTGTCAAACTTATTGAAGAAATAGAAAAAACAAATCTATACTTTGTATTTGTAACGAATGAGTTAGGTATGGGAATTGTTCCTGGGAATAAACTTAGTAGAATTTATGCTGATATTGTAGGTCGTATAAATCAATATATAGCTTCGAAAAGTAATGAAGTTTATTTTGTAGTTAGTGGCATAGCTATGAAGATAAAGGAGTAG
- the cobT gene encoding nicotinate-nucleotide--dimethylbenzimidazole phosphoribosyltransferase translates to MSLLESISKNIYSLDNSSIEKTKQRLDRLIHPTGSLGKIEDICMQLAGIFGNENFDTSKKVIIAFAGDHGVYEEGVAPDPQNITKLQFPNFSKGLCGVGVISKFVGADVVAVDVGINCDEKLDGVLDYKIRKGTSNMAKGPAMSKQEAIRCLEIGIEIAEQCIEKDYKVIGIGEMGIANTTPSTAIISVISGCDPLEVTGIGAGLKKERLKHKAEVIRKAIEINNPNPTDGVDILSKVGGFEIGSMAGVILGCSANRIPVVIDGFISYAAALIAYKINPKTREYMIASHLSAESGTKRALDILKLDPLLNMDMRLGEGSGAALAFDIIEASNYTYKNMATFDEIDMGR, encoded by the coding sequence ATGAGTTTATTAGAAAGTATATCAAAAAACATATATTCCCTAGATAACTCTTCTATTGAAAAAACAAAGCAGAGATTGGATAGGCTTATACATCCAACTGGAAGCTTAGGAAAGATAGAAGATATTTGCATGCAATTAGCAGGAATATTTGGCAATGAAAATTTTGACACAAGTAAAAAGGTTATAATTGCTTTTGCGGGAGACCATGGTGTATATGAAGAAGGCGTAGCACCTGACCCTCAAAATATAACAAAATTACAGTTTCCAAATTTTTCGAAAGGTCTATGTGGAGTTGGAGTAATAAGTAAATTTGTAGGGGCAGATGTTGTAGCTGTAGATGTAGGAATAAACTGTGATGAAAAACTGGATGGGGTATTAGACTACAAGATAAGAAAAGGGACATCAAATATGGCAAAAGGTCCAGCTATGAGTAAACAAGAAGCAATTAGATGTTTAGAGATAGGTATTGAAATAGCAGAGCAGTGTATAGAAAAAGATTATAAGGTTATTGGTATTGGGGAGATGGGTATAGCAAATACTACTCCAAGTACAGCAATAATATCTGTAATTTCAGGGTGTGACCCGTTAGAAGTTACTGGTATAGGTGCAGGTCTTAAGAAAGAAAGACTAAAGCATAAGGCTGAAGTAATTAGAAAGGCTATTGAAATTAATAATCCAAATCCAACTGATGGAGTAGATATTTTATCTAAAGTAGGAGGATTTGAAATAGGCTCAATGGCAGGTGTTATATTAGGTTGTAGTGCTAATAGGATTCCAGTAGTAATTGATGGGTTTATTTCTTATGCAGCAGCATTAATTGCATATAAGATAAATCCAAAAACTAGAGAATATATGATAGCATCTCATTTATCAGCAGAATCAGGAACTAAAAGAGCATTAGACATATTAAAATTAGACCCTCTATTAAATATGGATATGAGATTAGGTGAGGGAAGTGGAGCTGCTTTAGCATTTGATATAATAGAAGCTTCAAACTATACTTATAAAAATATGGCAACTTTTGATGAAATTGACATGGGAAGATAA